From a single Apium graveolens cultivar Ventura chromosome 2, ASM990537v1, whole genome shotgun sequence genomic region:
- the LOC141707003 gene encoding putative WRKY transcription factor 31, with product MAQGSGLSIDPSSSSHHHHPLHLFTSSDRTQDPSLRHRHKFKLESTPPYPMDCGEVSNVFSSIPVPPPPPPPATIQFPVNLNCTTTNHEHDQKHEHDRVFMSDEKRPVIDEMDFFASKKDDQDHNIAETDGHDDLRDALCGPQHFNVNTGLHLLTTNTSSDQSIVDDGISSNSGDKRVKNELAVLHAELERMNSENQRLKDLVDEVTNNYNNLQMHLMTFMQQQNQKAMDNDKVELDVEGGNKSKADQFVRQNSMRKMVPRQFIDGGGPNGETPDQEPSLSLSEGRDLSHSRISKQKQEDLLTENDSLNQGSQQWGGCSKVSRLSPSKEVDQATEATIRKARVSVRARSEAPMITDGCQWRKYGQKMAKGNPCPRAYYRCTMAAGCPVRKQVQRCAEDRTILITTYEGNHNHPLPPAAMAMASTTSSAARMLLSGSMPSADGLMNSNYLARTLLPCSSSMATISASAPFPTVTLDLTQSSNPLQLQRPQNQFQVQFGNPQQLPHSPEALLPQIFSQALNNQSKFSGPQKSSRDMEATTQLGKLGIPPMHNQAQPGTMADTVNALTSDPNFTAALAAAISSIFGGTSNANINTNSVANVTTSTSNNNSN from the exons ATGGCTCAAGGGAGTGGACTCTCCATtgatccttcttcttcttctcatcatcatcaccctcttCATTTGTTTACATCATCGGATCGTACACAGGACCCCAGTCTTCGTCACCGTCACAAGTTTAAGCTCGAATCAACACCACCATACCCTATGGATTGTGGAGAAGTGTCGAATGTGTTCTCTTCTATACCAGTTCCACCACCTCCGCCACCACCAGCTACTATACAGTTTCCAGTCAACCTGAACTGCACCACTACAAACCATGAACATGATCAAAAACACGAGCATGATCGGGTTTTTATGTCTGATGAGAAGCGCCCTGTCATCGATGAGATGGACTTCTTTGCAAGCAAGAAAGATGATCAAGATCATAACATAGCTGAGACTGATGGTCATGATGATCTGAGAGATGCTTTGTGTGGACCTCAACATTTCAATGTGAAT ACTGGTCTGCATCTTCTCACCACAAACACTAGCAGTGATCAGTCAATAGTGGATGATGGTATTTCTTCTAACTCGGGAGATAAAAGAGTTAAAAATGAG CTAGCGGTACTTCATGCTGAGCTGGAACGAATGAACTCCGAGAATCAGCGCCTGAAGGACTTGGTCGATGAGGTGACAAACAATTACAACAATCTTCAGATGCATCTAATGACATTTATGCAGCAGCAAAATCAGAAAGCAATGGATAATGATAAAGTAGAATTAGATGTTGAAGGTGGAAATAAAAGCAAGGCTGATCAATTTGTTAGACAAAATAGTATGCGAAAGATGGTGCCTAGACAGTTTATTGATGGAGGTGGGCCGAATGGTGAGACACCAGATCAGGAGCCTTCACTCTCTTTGTCAGAAGGCCGTGATCTGTCTCACTCTCGGATCAGTAAACAGAAACAGGAGGATTTGTTAACGGAAAATGATAGTCTAAATCAAGGATCTCAACAGTGGGGAGGTTGTAGTAAAGTTTCTAGATTGAGCCCTTCCAAAGAGGTTGACCAGGCCACTGAGGCTACCATTAGAAAAGCCCGAGTCTCTGTCAGGGCTAGATCAGAGGCACCAATG ATTACTGATGGATGTCAGTGGAGAAAATATGGACAGAAGATGGCTAAAGGAAACCCGTGTCCTCGAGCCTACTATAGGTGCACCATGGCTGCTGGTTGTCCAGTTCGGAAACAG GTGCAAAGGTGTGCAGAAGATAGGACAATTCTGATCACAACATACGAAGGCAATCACAACCACCCTTTACCTCCAGCAGCAATGGCAATGGCTTCAACAACATCATCAGCTGCACGGATGCTGCTCTCAGGATCAATGCCAAGTGCAGACGGACTAATGAACTCAAATTATCTAGCCAGAACTCTTCTCCCTTGCTCCTCAAGCATGGCCACAATTTCCGCCTCAGCACCATTTCCTACTGTTACATTGGACTTGACTCAATCTTCAAATCCCTTACAACTCCAAAGGCCACAAAATCAATTCCAAGTACAATTCGGGAACCCACAACAATTGCCACACTCTCCTGAAGCTCTTCTACCGCAAATATTTAGTCAGGCATTGAACAACCAATCAAAATTCTCGGGACCTCAAAAGTCATCTCGGGACATGGAAGCTACAACTCAGTTGGGTAAACTAGGAATACCACCAATGCACAACCAAGCGCAACCGGGCACAATGGCTGACACCGTTAATGCCTTGACATCGGATCCGAATTTTACTGCAGCTCTAGCAGCAGCCATTTCTTCTATCTTTGGGGGCACTTCCAATGCAAACATCAACACTAACAGTGTTGCCAATGTCACAACTTCCACCAGTAATAACAACAGTAACTGA